A DNA window from Halomicrobium mukohataei DSM 12286 contains the following coding sequences:
- a CDS encoding uracil-DNA glycosylase, with the protein MDADQESLSNPYGMDETCQNCPELCETRQNVVHGYGDVGAELLVLGESPSETADAVGLPFVGERERELLDILERVGLVDDPDADRPQFDNVYLTYVSRCHHPERGATDEEVRNCEPYLNSEVRMINPELLLPVGQAALDALAFEYTTLSEDELAVEERHATTIRGRGFELLPMIEPWEQTDAERDAFLEHLGETLGRDYRQTKGRRSR; encoded by the coding sequence ATGGACGCCGACCAGGAATCTCTGTCCAATCCGTACGGGATGGACGAGACGTGCCAGAACTGCCCCGAACTCTGCGAGACGCGGCAAAACGTCGTCCACGGCTACGGCGACGTCGGCGCGGAGCTGCTCGTGCTCGGCGAGTCGCCCAGCGAGACGGCCGACGCGGTCGGCCTCCCGTTCGTCGGCGAGCGAGAGCGAGAGCTGCTGGACATCCTCGAACGGGTCGGACTGGTTGACGATCCCGACGCCGATCGCCCCCAGTTCGACAACGTCTATCTCACCTACGTCAGCCGCTGTCACCACCCCGAACGCGGTGCGACCGACGAGGAAGTCCGGAACTGCGAGCCCTACCTCAACAGCGAAGTCCGGATGATCAACCCCGAGCTGCTGTTGCCGGTCGGACAGGCCGCGCTGGACGCGCTGGCCTTCGAGTACACCACCCTGAGCGAGGACGAACTCGCCGTCGAAGAGCGCCACGCGACGACGATCCGGGGACGTGGCTTCGAACTCCTCCCGATGATCGAACCGTGGGAACAGACCGACGCGGAACGCGACGCGTTCCTCGAACACCTCGGCGAGACGCTGGGCCGGGACTACCGCCAGACGAAGGGACGCCGAAGTCGGTAG
- a CDS encoding VOC family protein, whose translation MVGAPRHLTLEVKYLDRAREFYGSVLDLPVREDGGDEVAFGAGDATLWIRTPGAVPRGGLHTHYAFSVSRAAADDWYERLDRQLTVDEHRFGDDRSLYCYDSDGNCVELAATVDTGDGVVGLFEIVLEVEALDSAVDFYRTLGFEVIDRGDQRRRVRLTTGEIDLELWEPQLGLADARGGVHVDWGVEAAAPRTLTERVREAAHSVEHVDGGSRLRDPDGHYLTLFEP comes from the coding sequence ATGGTCGGTGCGCCCCGACACCTGACACTCGAAGTGAAGTACCTCGACCGGGCACGGGAGTTCTACGGGTCGGTGCTGGACCTTCCGGTCCGCGAGGACGGGGGCGACGAGGTCGCCTTCGGTGCGGGCGACGCGACGCTCTGGATCCGGACGCCGGGAGCGGTCCCGCGCGGTGGTCTCCACACTCACTACGCGTTCTCGGTCTCCAGAGCGGCCGCCGACGACTGGTACGAACGCCTCGACCGGCAGCTGACGGTCGACGAACATCGGTTCGGTGACGACCGTTCGCTGTACTGCTACGACTCGGACGGCAACTGCGTCGAACTCGCAGCGACCGTCGACACCGGTGACGGTGTGGTGGGGCTGTTCGAGATCGTGCTCGAAGTCGAGGCGCTCGACAGCGCCGTCGACTTCTACCGGACGCTCGGCTTCGAGGTGATCGATCGTGGCGACCAGCGCCGTCGGGTCCGGTTGACCACGGGCGAGATCGACCTCGAACTGTGGGAACCGCAGCTCGGACTGGCCGACGCCCGCGGCGGCGTCCACGTCGACTGGGGAGTCGAAGCGGCCGCTCCGCGGACGCTCACGGAACGGGTCCGGGAGGCCGCACACTCCGTCGAACACGTCGACGGCGGCAGTCGGCTCCGCGATCCGGACGGCCACTACCTCACGCTGTTCGAGCCGTAG
- a CDS encoding DUF5779 family protein, with product MSEFEGLDLQAVEDQMDTDEGGDGTDRIVLGVLDGSTDPDEWLETIHGGAVLVLNVDGDLNELASGFARDVKEAGGELVHFRGFLIVTPPGVTIDTDRLE from the coding sequence ATGAGTGAGTTCGAGGGGCTCGACCTGCAGGCTGTCGAAGACCAGATGGACACCGACGAGGGCGGGGACGGGACCGACCGAATCGTGCTGGGCGTTCTGGACGGTTCGACCGATCCGGACGAGTGGCTGGAGACGATTCACGGCGGTGCAGTCCTGGTTTTGAACGTCGACGGCGACCTGAACGAACTGGCGTCTGGCTTCGCCCGCGACGTGAAGGAGGCCGGCGGCGAACTCGTCCACTTCCGTGGGTTCCTGATCGTCACCCCGCCCGGCGTCACGATCGACACCGACCGACTGGAGTGA
- the tnpA gene encoding IS200/IS605-like element ISHmu5 family transposase, which translates to MESHLQSGSHTVYALQYHFVTVTKYRADILTDERLERVAEVAHEIAEDFEADIKNVDGGTDHVHILFTTKPTTDLTKFINSLKGVTSRRIRQEYPEVKQTLEDAFWQPGYFLATTGQVSIDVLMDYVENQ; encoded by the coding sequence ATGGAGTCTCACCTGCAATCTGGGTCGCACACGGTCTACGCGCTCCAATATCACTTCGTGACCGTCACGAAGTACCGCGCCGACATCCTCACCGATGAGCGGCTGGAGCGCGTGGCTGAAGTCGCACACGAGATTGCAGAGGACTTCGAGGCCGACATCAAGAACGTGGACGGCGGTACTGACCACGTTCACATCCTGTTCACGACCAAGCCAACCACAGACCTCACGAAGTTCATCAACTCGCTCAAGGGCGTCACATCCCGCCGGATTCGGCAGGAGTACCCCGAGGTGAAACAAACGCTCGAAGATGCGTTCTGGCAACCGGGATATTTCCTCGCCACGACCGGTCAAGTGAGCATCGACGTGCTGATGGACTACGTGGAAAACCAGTAG
- a CDS encoding RNA-guided endonuclease TnpB family protein, with protein sequence MTATTTKTLEATLAPPTAHKERKLCDLLDTYRAGLHEAFGAGCETMTATSDVVTPYDLPYQAKAALCNYVPQLHGTYDAQELDDDHPIRLTNQAAEFDYSSERDYEFTWWVPQPGRGTNFWIPLRINPAQEELWHDLVDGEASAGQLRLQRHHTSWTLHVTVEFPVEEPDYEPTDDDVTPVGFDIGEAHLLAGCACEQDTPTDPLLINGGRARHLRKEMYTTLKRLQEREATAWRIDERFDHYQNALTDIIEKASRQANEYASRFEKPVVVLEDLSYIREELDYGEWMNRRLHAWAFARLQERIEDKAREAGLPVEYIRPEYTSQTCHECGHVGHRNGDEFWCTNDECWVTEYHADINAAVNIAGRHDPWGESLPLKPASDDISRDGSACDSAAIPTEQSQPRRMTLGEVGSEPSAGS encoded by the coding sequence ATGACCGCGACAACCACGAAAACGCTGGAGGCCACGCTCGCCCCGCCGACAGCCCACAAAGAGCGTAAACTGTGCGACCTGCTCGACACCTACCGGGCAGGACTCCACGAGGCGTTCGGGGCCGGGTGCGAGACGATGACCGCCACCAGCGACGTGGTAACGCCCTACGACCTGCCGTATCAGGCGAAGGCGGCCCTGTGTAACTACGTTCCGCAACTGCACGGCACCTACGATGCACAGGAGCTGGACGACGACCACCCAATTCGACTCACCAACCAAGCCGCCGAGTTTGACTACTCATCGGAACGGGACTACGAGTTTACGTGGTGGGTGCCACAGCCCGGTCGCGGGACGAACTTCTGGATACCGCTTCGTATCAACCCCGCTCAAGAAGAACTGTGGCACGACCTCGTGGACGGTGAGGCGTCAGCGGGACAGCTCCGTCTGCAACGTCACCACACGTCGTGGACGCTTCACGTCACCGTCGAGTTCCCGGTCGAAGAACCAGACTACGAACCGACAGACGACGATGTAACACCAGTCGGCTTCGACATTGGCGAAGCGCACCTGCTCGCGGGCTGTGCCTGCGAGCAGGACACTCCGACCGACCCACTACTCATCAACGGTGGCCGCGCTCGTCACCTCCGCAAGGAGATGTACACGACCCTGAAGCGACTCCAAGAGCGCGAGGCCACCGCGTGGCGGATTGACGAACGGTTCGACCACTACCAGAACGCACTCACGGACATCATCGAGAAGGCGTCTCGACAGGCAAACGAGTACGCAAGCCGCTTCGAGAAGCCTGTGGTCGTTCTGGAAGACCTCTCGTACATCCGCGAAGAACTCGATTACGGCGAGTGGATGAATCGACGCCTCCACGCATGGGCGTTTGCTCGCTTACAGGAGCGCATCGAGGACAAAGCACGAGAGGCCGGGCTTCCGGTCGAATACATCCGCCCGGAGTACACGAGCCAGACGTGCCACGAGTGCGGCCACGTCGGACACCGGAACGGCGACGAGTTCTGGTGTACGAACGACGAGTGTTGGGTCACGGAGTATCACGCAGACATTAACGCGGCGGTCAACATTGCTGGCCGCCACGACCCGTGGGGTGAGAGCCTGCCGCTGAAACCGGCAAGCGATGACATCTCACGGGATGGGAGCGCCTGTGACAGCGCCGCGATCCCCACCGAGCAGAGCCAACCACGGCGGATGACGCTCGGCGAGGTCGGGTCGGAACCCTCTGCCGGTAGTTAG
- the aroC gene encoding chorismate synthase has translation MNGNEFGRLFRLTTFGESHGDAMGCTVSGVPAGVELSEEAIQEDLDRRKPGQSMITTSRGEPDKVSIKSGLQDGYTTGTPIGMVIQNKDARSGKYEPFITAPRPSHGDYTYSAKFGTRNWGGGGRSSARETVNWVAAGGVAKQVLAQSDYDVQIKAHVCQIGDVVADDVTWEEMLEHSEDNEVRCGDPDAAEEMRDLADEYQKEGDSIGGAIYFECRGVPRGLGAPRFDSIPARLGQAMYSIPAVTDFELGIGRDARTATGTDYTEDWEFGESEATASENASGDEPRARGDPKPVGNDHGGIQGGITTGDPIYGEVTWHAPVSFPKTQETVDWETGERKEITVTGRHDPVLPPRAVPVVEAMLYCTVLDFMLLGGRINPDRLDDRPGEYDTDYHPSSPRNDPEDADTHATTVDED, from the coding sequence ATGAACGGGAACGAGTTCGGTCGGCTCTTTCGGCTGACCACCTTCGGCGAGAGCCACGGGGATGCGATGGGTTGTACGGTTTCAGGTGTGCCGGCGGGCGTCGAACTGTCCGAGGAAGCGATTCAGGAAGATCTCGACCGGCGCAAGCCCGGTCAGTCGATGATCACGACCTCGCGGGGCGAGCCCGACAAGGTGTCGATCAAGTCCGGACTGCAGGACGGCTACACGACGGGAACGCCGATCGGCATGGTCATCCAGAACAAAGACGCCCGATCGGGGAAGTACGAGCCCTTCATCACGGCACCGCGGCCCTCTCACGGCGACTACACCTACTCGGCGAAGTTCGGCACGCGCAACTGGGGCGGTGGCGGCCGCTCGTCGGCCCGCGAGACGGTCAACTGGGTCGCTGCCGGCGGCGTCGCCAAGCAGGTCCTCGCACAGTCTGACTACGACGTGCAGATCAAGGCTCACGTCTGCCAGATCGGCGACGTGGTTGCCGACGACGTGACCTGGGAGGAGATGCTCGAACACAGCGAGGACAACGAAGTCCGCTGTGGCGATCCCGACGCCGCCGAGGAGATGCGCGACCTCGCGGACGAGTACCAGAAGGAGGGCGACTCGATCGGCGGCGCGATCTACTTCGAGTGTCGCGGCGTTCCGCGGGGCCTCGGTGCGCCGCGGTTCGATTCGATACCCGCACGCCTCGGGCAGGCGATGTACTCCATCCCCGCAGTCACGGACTTCGAGCTGGGGATCGGGCGCGATGCTCGGACGGCCACCGGGACCGACTACACCGAAGACTGGGAGTTCGGCGAGAGCGAGGCGACAGCCTCGGAAAACGCGAGCGGCGACGAGCCGCGAGCGAGAGGCGACCCGAAGCCAGTCGGCAACGACCACGGCGGCATCCAGGGCGGGATCACGACCGGCGACCCGATCTACGGCGAGGTCACCTGGCACGCGCCGGTCTCGTTCCCGAAGACCCAGGAGACCGTCGACTGGGAGACCGGCGAGAGAAAGGAGATAACGGTGACGGGGCGACACGACCCCGTCCTCCCGCCGCGGGCGGTCCCCGTCGTCGAAGCGATGCTGTACTGTACGGTGCTGGACTTCATGCTGCTCGGTGGCCGGATCAACCCGGACCGGCTCGACGACCGGCCCGGCGAGTACGACACCGACTACCACCCGTCGAGCCCGCGGAACGATCCCGAAGACGCCGACACGCACGCGACGACCGTCGACGAGGACTGA
- the aroA gene encoding 3-phosphoshikimate 1-carboxyvinyltransferase yields the protein MNAEISPSTVGGTARAPPSKSYTHRAILAAGYADGAVVHDPLVSADTRATMRAVTAFGGGVALRDEETVLDVTGFDGRPETPDDVIDCANSGTTTRLVTATAALGDGLTVLTGDESLRSRPQGPLLDAITTDLDGRAESTRGNGQAPLVVGGAVDGGEVSIPGDVSSQYITALLMAGAVTDGGIDVHLETELKSAPYVDITLEVLADFGIEAEATPDGFAVPGGQSYAPTDGEYHVPGDFSSISYLLAAGALASEDGLTITSAYPSAQGDTAIVDIVREMGAGVDWDREAGEIEVTSAPLSGVEVSVADTPDLLPTIATLGAAADGTTRIVDCEHVRYKETDRVSAMAEALTKMGASVEERQETLTIHGGESDLQGATVDGRADHRIIMALSIAGLVADGTTTVDGIEHVDVSFPDFFDVLGDIGAAVQH from the coding sequence GTGAACGCCGAAATCAGTCCGTCGACGGTCGGTGGCACGGCACGAGCGCCGCCGTCGAAGAGTTACACGCACCGGGCAATTCTCGCAGCGGGATACGCCGACGGCGCGGTCGTACACGACCCGCTCGTCAGTGCCGACACGAGGGCGACGATGAGAGCGGTCACCGCCTTCGGCGGCGGCGTCGCGCTACGGGACGAGGAGACGGTCCTCGACGTGACCGGCTTCGACGGGCGGCCAGAGACTCCCGACGACGTGATCGACTGTGCGAACAGCGGCACGACGACGCGGCTCGTCACCGCCACGGCCGCCCTCGGCGACGGGCTGACCGTCCTCACCGGTGACGAGTCGCTGCGCTCCCGGCCGCAGGGACCGCTGCTGGACGCCATCACGACGGACCTCGACGGACGCGCCGAGAGCACTCGTGGGAACGGCCAGGCACCCCTGGTCGTCGGCGGTGCCGTCGACGGCGGCGAGGTGTCGATCCCCGGCGACGTGTCCTCCCAGTACATCACCGCGCTCCTGATGGCCGGTGCCGTGACCGACGGGGGAATCGACGTACACCTCGAAACGGAACTCAAGAGCGCGCCGTACGTCGACATCACGCTGGAGGTGCTTGCCGACTTCGGGATCGAGGCCGAGGCGACGCCGGACGGCTTCGCGGTCCCCGGCGGCCAGTCCTACGCGCCGACCGACGGCGAGTACCACGTCCCCGGTGACTTCTCTTCGATCTCCTACTTGCTGGCCGCGGGCGCACTCGCCAGCGAGGACGGACTGACGATCACGTCCGCGTATCCGAGCGCGCAGGGCGACACGGCGATCGTCGACATCGTCCGCGAGATGGGTGCCGGCGTCGACTGGGACCGCGAGGCCGGCGAGATCGAGGTCACGAGCGCACCGCTGTCCGGCGTCGAGGTCAGCGTCGCCGACACGCCGGATCTCCTGCCCACCATCGCGACGCTGGGCGCGGCGGCCGACGGGACCACGCGGATCGTCGACTGCGAGCACGTCCGCTACAAGGAGACCGACCGCGTCAGCGCGATGGCCGAGGCGCTGACGAAGATGGGCGCGAGCGTCGAGGAGCGCCAGGAGACGCTGACGATCCACGGCGGCGAGAGCGACCTCCAGGGGGCGACGGTCGACGGGCGCGCCGACCACCGGATCATCATGGCGCTGTCGATCGCCGGTCTCGTCGCCGACGGGACGACGACCGTCGACGGCATCGAACACGTCGACGTGTCGTTCCCGGACTTTTTCGACGTACTCGGCGACATCGGTGCGGCCGTCCAGCACTGA
- a CDS encoding M24 family metallopeptidase → MDPDFSELDAALDDRDLDGYLIDADSTEADQYYLSGFDAPDPFLTLYDGEVHLLFSRSLEYGRANKEARADTVERYVDFGYQSKVEEYGPREAVSRVIAAFLDSYDVESIAAPPRFPLSTADRLRDRGVTVESDDESVITELRATKTDEEIEHIETAQRANEAAMAAAEELLRESRTAAKGQLLYDGERLTSERIKEEIEVTLLGHGCALDETIVACGSDAADPHDRGSGPLRAGEPIIVDIFPQHKASKYHADMTRTFVVGEPDETVAEWYELTARAHAAALDAIEPGATGAEVHDAVCDVYEEAGQPTLRSDESTETGFIHSTGHGVGLDVHELPRVAPNGGVLEPGHVVTVEPGLYDPEVGGVRIEDFVVVTEDGYENLTEYPKELVV, encoded by the coding sequence ATGGATCCAGACTTCAGCGAACTGGACGCCGCCCTGGACGATCGTGATCTCGACGGCTACCTGATCGACGCCGACTCGACAGAGGCCGATCAGTACTACCTCTCGGGGTTCGACGCGCCCGATCCCTTCCTGACGCTGTACGACGGGGAGGTCCACCTGCTCTTCTCCCGGAGCCTGGAGTACGGACGGGCGAACAAAGAGGCCCGCGCCGACACCGTCGAGCGCTACGTCGACTTCGGCTACCAGAGCAAAGTCGAGGAGTACGGCCCACGAGAAGCCGTCAGCCGCGTGATCGCTGCGTTCCTCGACTCGTACGACGTAGAGTCGATCGCCGCACCGCCGCGGTTCCCTCTCTCGACGGCCGACAGACTGCGAGACCGCGGCGTGACCGTCGAGTCGGACGACGAGAGCGTGATCACGGAGCTCCGAGCGACCAAGACCGACGAGGAGATCGAACACATCGAGACCGCCCAGCGGGCCAACGAGGCGGCGATGGCCGCGGCCGAGGAACTGCTCCGGGAGAGTCGCACTGCGGCCAAAGGACAGTTGCTCTACGACGGCGAGCGGCTCACGAGCGAGCGGATCAAAGAGGAGATCGAGGTGACGCTACTGGGCCACGGCTGTGCGCTCGACGAGACGATCGTCGCCTGTGGGAGCGACGCCGCAGATCCCCACGACAGGGGAAGCGGGCCGCTGCGTGCCGGCGAGCCGATCATCGTCGACATCTTCCCGCAGCACAAGGCGTCGAAGTACCACGCCGACATGACCCGGACGTTCGTCGTCGGCGAACCCGACGAGACGGTGGCCGAGTGGTACGAACTCACCGCCCGAGCACACGCCGCCGCCCTCGACGCGATCGAGCCCGGTGCCACCGGTGCCGAGGTACACGACGCCGTCTGTGACGTGTACGAAGAGGCGGGCCAGCCGACGCTGCGCAGCGACGAGTCGACAGAGACAGGATTCATCCACAGCACCGGTCACGGCGTCGGGCTGGACGTTCACGAACTCCCGCGCGTCGCACCGAACGGCGGCGTCCTCGAACCCGGCCACGTCGTGACGGTCGAGCCGGGCCTGTACGATCCCGAGGTCGGTGGCGTCCGTATCGAGGACTTCGTCGTCGTCACCGAAGACGGCTACGAGAATCTCACGGAGTATCCCAAGGAACTGGTCGTCTGA
- a CDS encoding ribbon-helix-helix domain-containing protein, translated as MSDYTTVSIPKDLADRVEETIEGTSFSSTSDLVRFMLRSIVIQHQQQGELTEAEFQDITEQLQDLGYIE; from the coding sequence ATGTCCGATTACACCACGGTGTCGATCCCGAAAGACCTGGCCGACAGGGTCGAAGAGACGATCGAGGGGACGAGTTTCTCGTCGACGAGCGACCTCGTTCGCTTCATGCTCCGGAGCATCGTCATTCAGCACCAACAGCAGGGCGAACTCACCGAGGCCGAGTTCCAGGACATCACCGAACAGTTGCAGGATCTGGGCTACATCGAGTAG
- a CDS encoding CBS domain-containing protein, translated as MLVEELMSTAVVTVDLDATLAEAVQRQLDAGVGSVVVLDDGAPCGIVTEHDALAATLRTGRPLDDIPVAKLAHGSVVTTTPETAVRSVARQMSDEGVKKVPVLDDLDLVGILTLTDIVWHLSDIEGERSEIEATRERWESAARF; from the coding sequence ATGCTCGTCGAGGAGCTCATGTCGACGGCCGTCGTGACCGTCGACCTCGACGCGACGCTGGCCGAGGCCGTCCAGCGCCAGCTCGATGCCGGCGTCGGGTCGGTCGTCGTCCTCGACGACGGGGCTCCCTGTGGGATCGTCACGGAGCACGACGCACTGGCGGCCACACTGCGGACCGGACGGCCGCTGGACGACATTCCGGTCGCGAAGCTCGCACACGGCTCGGTCGTGACGACCACGCCCGAGACGGCGGTCCGAAGCGTCGCTCGACAGATGTCCGACGAGGGCGTCAAGAAAGTCCCGGTACTCGACGACCTCGATCTGGTCGGGATCCTGACGCTGACCGACATCGTCTGGCACCTCTCGGACATCGAGGGGGAGCGATCCGAGATCGAGGCCACGCGAGAGCGCTGGGAGTCGGCCGCGCGGTTCTGA
- a CDS encoding LeuA family protein codes for MEFFQGTLDSTSEITEARIFDTTLRDGEQSPRTSFSYEDKREIAAILDDMGTHVIEAGFPVNSDAEFEAVRDITEASSVTVCGLARVVEKDIEAALDAGVDLVHTFVSTSDVQLQDSMHATRQEALDSAIESVERVKEAGVECMFSPMDATRTDEDFLVDVIEGVSEAGTDWINIPDTCGVATPRRFYDLIEMVDAETDARIDVHTHDDFGLASANAISGYEAGAAQAQVSVNGIGERAGNAAYEEVVMALESLYDVETGIDTTRITELSAIIEEKSGIDVPANKPVVGANAFSHESGIHAAGVIENSDTFEPGVMTPEMVGAKRQLVLGKHTGQHSVRERLVDAGYDPTDEHVREVTRRVKDYGAEKKRVTMAELRRFAEDIGVPESQEEVRV; via the coding sequence ATCGAGTTCTTCCAGGGCACACTGGATTCCACTTCTGAGATTACAGAAGCACGTATTTTCGATACGACGCTACGTGACGGCGAGCAGTCGCCACGAACGTCGTTTAGTTACGAAGACAAACGAGAGATTGCAGCGATTCTCGACGACATGGGTACCCACGTCATCGAGGCGGGGTTCCCGGTCAACTCCGACGCGGAGTTCGAGGCCGTCCGAGACATCACCGAGGCCAGTTCGGTGACGGTCTGTGGGCTGGCCCGCGTCGTCGAGAAGGACATCGAGGCGGCACTGGACGCCGGTGTGGATCTGGTCCACACGTTCGTCTCGACGAGCGACGTACAGCTACAGGACTCCATGCACGCGACCCGACAGGAGGCACTCGACAGCGCGATCGAGTCCGTCGAGCGCGTCAAGGAGGCCGGTGTGGAATGCATGTTCTCGCCGATGGACGCCACGCGCACCGACGAGGACTTCCTCGTCGACGTGATCGAGGGCGTCTCCGAGGCGGGGACCGACTGGATCAACATTCCCGACACCTGCGGCGTCGCCACGCCCCGTCGGTTCTACGACCTCATCGAGATGGTCGACGCGGAGACCGACGCGCGCATCGACGTCCACACCCACGACGACTTCGGGCTGGCGTCGGCGAACGCCATCTCGGGGTACGAGGCCGGGGCGGCCCAGGCACAGGTCAGCGTCAACGGCATCGGCGAACGCGCCGGCAACGCGGCCTACGAGGAGGTCGTGATGGCACTGGAGAGCCTCTACGACGTGGAGACGGGGATCGACACGACCCGGATCACCGAACTCTCCGCGATCATCGAGGAGAAGTCTGGCATCGACGTACCCGCGAACAAACCGGTGGTGGGTGCGAATGCCTTCTCCCACGAGAGCGGGATTCACGCGGCGGGCGTGATCGAGAACTCCGACACGTTCGAGCCCGGCGTCATGACCCCCGAGATGGTCGGGGCCAAGCGCCAGCTCGTGCTGGGCAAGCATACGGGCCAACACTCGGTCCGCGAGCGTCTGGTCGACGCCGGCTACGATCCGACGGACGAGCACGTCCGGGAAGTGACCCGGCGCGTCAAAGACTACGGCGCAGAGAAAAAGCGGGTCACGATGGCGGAGCTGCGACGCTTCGCCGAGGACATCGGCGTCCCCGAGTCCCAAGAGGAGGTCCGGGTATAG